In Carassius gibelio isolate Cgi1373 ecotype wild population from Czech Republic chromosome B19, carGib1.2-hapl.c, whole genome shotgun sequence, one DNA window encodes the following:
- the scxa gene encoding basic helix-loop-helix transcription factor scleraxis: protein MSFAMVRPAPSRYLYSEISMMSEDDENGSESSGSDDRSFRLDTSGYDIKVGRKRKPGIGGGGRLIGSPSNCTGTMGPLPEGRQRNAANARERDRTNSVNTAFTALRTLIPTEPADRKLSKIETLRLASSYISHLGNVLLVGEACGDGQPCHSGGPSTSNFYHHHGSPNQDSENSQPKQICTFCLSNQRKMSKDRERKSALRS, encoded by the exons ATGTCTTTCGCAATGGTACGACCGGCTCCCAGCCGATACCTGTATTCGGAGATCTCAATGATGTCAGAGGACGATGAAAATGGCAGCGAGAGCTCAGGCTCGGACGACCGCTCTTTTCGCTTGGACACCTCAGGGTACGACATTAAAGTTGGAAGAAAGCGGAAACCTGGCATAGGAGGTGGTGGACGGCTGATAGGGTCACCAAGCAACTGCACGGGCACAATGGGTCCATTGCCAGAGGGCCGTCAACGCAATGCAGCCAATGCACGGGAGCGGGATCGCACCAACAGTGTCAACACGGCCTTCACCGCGTTGAGAACTCTGATCCCCACAGAGCCTGCTGACCGGAAGCTGTCCAAGATCGAGACCTTGCGGTTGGCATCCAGTTACATATCCCACCTTGGAAATGTGCTCCTGGTGGGTGAAGCGTGCGGGGACGGACAGCCGTGCCACAGCGGAGGACCCTCGACTTCAAACTTCTACCACCACCATGGTTCGCCAAACCAGGACTCGGAGAACTCGCAGCCCAAACAGATCTGCACGTTTTGCCTCAGCAACCAGAGGAAAATG agcaaagacagagagaggaaaTCAGCCCTGAGGAGTTAA